The Mytilus edulis chromosome 12, xbMytEdul2.2, whole genome shotgun sequence genome contains a region encoding:
- the LOC139498797 gene encoding translin-like, whose protein sequence is MASVEAGITSVFSDFQKYLTADQELREQIRVCVRDIEQKSREIHTQLQQVHQIQNIKNTPALCARMKPEFTTIAEDMKKLASIIPPNQYYRFHDHWKTVMQKLSFLTAFIKYLEKEELNTREEAAKMIGVYTNREEGFHMDLDDYLHGLLQLASELSRLAVNSVTAGDYGRPLRIAKFIAELDAGFRLLNLKNDSLRKRFDVLKYDLKKVEEVVYDLTIRGLKPAEQMEQESK, encoded by the exons ATGGCATCCGTTGAAGCAGGCATCACCTCTGTGTTTTCAGATTTCCAAAAATATTTAACTGCTGACCAAGAGTTAAGGGAG CAAATCCGAGTGTGTGTTCGAGACATAGAACAGAAATCTAGAGAAATCCATACACAACTACAGCAAGTTCATcagatacaaaatatcaaaaaca caCCTGCATTATGTGCAAGAATGAAGCCAGAATTTACGACAATTGCAGAAGACATGAAAAAATTGGCGTCCATTATTCCTCCTAATCAATACTACAG ATTTCATGATCATTGGAAGACGGTAATGCAAAAGTTAAGTTTCCTGACAGCATTCATTAAATACCTAGAGAAAGAAGAACTGAATACTAGAGAGGAGGCGGCTAAAATGATTGGAG TATATACTAACAGAGAAGAAGGGTTTCACATGGACCTAGATGACTATCTGCATGGGTTGTTACAGTTAGCCAGTGAACTG tCTCGACTTGCTGTAAATTCAGTAACCGCAGGAGATTATGGGCGGCCATTGCGAATAGCAAAATTCATAGCAGAGTTAGATGCTGGATTCAGATTACTGAATTTGAAGAATGACTCTCTACGGAAAAGATTTGATGTCCTAAAATATGACCTCAAGAAAGTGGAGGAAGTAGTTTATGATTTGACAATCAGAGGATTAAAACCTGCAGAACAAATGGAACAAGAGTccaaataa